In a genomic window of Candidatus Binataceae bacterium:
- a CDS encoding MFS transporter — MSAEKSSSKPPRLAFSTNVLFGVGSVAFGVHQATLTSALLLFFNQVVGLPAAWVGAMIMITLIFDAVCDPLIGEWSDHTRSRWGRRHPFMYASALPAAIAFYFLFAPPLGWSKTSLLVYMGVMLVTVRVLLSLYEIPSSALGPELTFDYDERTSLMSSRFFFGTLGGAAISFVALQVFLRKDATHPLGLLNPAGYRETAIAASIAIFFSIIISCVGTHRFIPVVHEPRVRTRWRDKLREISGTVTNRSFLALTVSGIVGAISTGLRQGLDFYISAYFFELTPAQMSYLALATLVAAFAGVGLAPAISKRFGKKPAMIAVFFTSLFASSTPILLRLIGVLPPNGTRAVFMTVLGFTFVAATLGLSGFIIASSMMADVVEDAAVSTGQRSEGLLFAANGLIAKCVTGVGTFLSGLILTWISFPQHAQQGHVDPAILYHLGMVFVPIVTIFSAIAITVLLFYNIDRSTHEKNLARLKNADEPDSGDELKVLTREQLDISAAS, encoded by the coding sequence GTGAGCGCGGAAAAATCATCGTCAAAGCCTCCGCGGCTCGCGTTTTCGACCAACGTTCTTTTCGGCGTCGGCTCGGTCGCCTTCGGAGTCCATCAGGCGACCCTCACCTCCGCGCTCCTGTTGTTCTTCAACCAGGTGGTCGGGCTGCCTGCGGCCTGGGTCGGCGCGATGATCATGATCACCCTGATCTTCGACGCCGTTTGCGATCCGTTGATCGGCGAATGGTCGGATCACACACGCTCGCGATGGGGCCGGCGGCATCCGTTCATGTACGCGTCGGCGCTGCCCGCCGCGATCGCGTTTTACTTCCTGTTTGCGCCACCGCTCGGATGGTCGAAGACCAGCCTGCTCGTTTACATGGGCGTGATGCTGGTCACGGTGCGCGTGCTGCTAAGCCTCTACGAAATACCGAGCTCCGCGCTGGGGCCTGAATTGACGTTCGACTATGACGAGCGCACGAGCCTGATGAGCTCGCGCTTCTTTTTCGGCACACTCGGCGGCGCGGCGATTTCGTTCGTGGCGCTGCAGGTCTTTCTGCGCAAGGACGCGACGCACCCTCTCGGCCTGCTGAATCCGGCAGGCTACCGCGAGACAGCGATCGCGGCGAGTATCGCGATCTTCTTTTCGATCATCATCTCGTGCGTCGGTACTCACCGCTTCATCCCGGTAGTGCATGAGCCCAGGGTTCGCACCAGATGGCGCGACAAGCTCCGCGAAATCAGCGGCACGGTGACCAACCGCTCGTTCTTGGCGCTGACGGTTTCCGGGATCGTAGGAGCTATTTCGACGGGCCTCAGGCAGGGCCTCGACTTCTACATCTCCGCGTACTTCTTCGAGCTCACTCCCGCGCAGATGTCGTATCTTGCACTAGCCACTTTGGTCGCTGCCTTCGCGGGTGTCGGACTTGCGCCCGCGATCTCGAAACGATTCGGCAAGAAGCCGGCGATGATCGCCGTCTTCTTCACGTCGCTGTTCGCGTCGAGCACCCCGATTTTGCTGCGCCTCATCGGCGTCTTGCCACCAAACGGTACGCGCGCAGTATTTATGACCGTCCTTGGCTTCACCTTTGTCGCGGCGACGCTCGGCCTGAGCGGGTTCATTATCGCGAGCTCGATGATGGCAGATGTGGTCGAAGATGCGGCGGTATCGACTGGGCAGCGATCGGAGGGGTTGCTGTTCGCGGCCAATGGCCTTATCGCGAAATGCGTCACGGGAGTCGGTACCTTCCTTTCCGGTCTAATCCTTACGTGGATCAGCTTCCCGCAGCACGCGCAGCAAGGTCATGTCGATCCCGCGATCCTCTATCACCTGGGAATGGTCTTCGTTCCGATTGTCACGATCTTCAGCGCGATCGCGATCACAGTACTGCTCTTTTACAACATCGACCGTTCTACGCACGAGAAAAACCTCGCGCGGCTTAAGAACGCCGATGAACCTGATTCGGGAGATGAACTGAAGGTGCTGACTCGCGAACAGCTGGATATCAGCGCGGCCTCGTGA
- a CDS encoding SDR family oxidoreductase: MDRTYVVTGAASGIGAATARWLRERGGRVIGCDLRNADVIADLTTSEGRKALVDSVTRLSGGKIDAIAAVAGGGPPQTSLQLNFFGTVATLEGLSPLLKSSSAPRATAVSSIASFSPIDQGLVDAMLRMDEKAASDGAWKFAAKIAPINEMTPTQGMQVGLALYANAKYSLNCWCRRAAGSPEWAGAGITLNVIAPGFIDTPGAAYILSNPESKAAMGQMVPLSGAYPGRPEQMAAIIAWCLSEENSLMTGQILFVDGGVECTQRGERSW, encoded by the coding sequence ATGGATCGAACTTATGTCGTCACCGGCGCCGCTTCCGGAATCGGAGCGGCGACTGCGCGATGGCTTCGAGAGCGTGGCGGCCGGGTTATCGGATGCGATCTCCGCAATGCCGATGTCATTGCCGATCTTACGACCAGCGAAGGACGCAAGGCCCTGGTCGACAGCGTGACGCGTCTCTCGGGCGGCAAGATCGACGCGATCGCCGCGGTAGCCGGCGGCGGTCCTCCGCAGACCAGCCTGCAATTGAACTTCTTCGGCACGGTCGCGACGCTCGAAGGCCTGAGCCCGCTGCTCAAGTCGAGCTCGGCGCCTCGGGCTACCGCCGTCTCTTCGATAGCGTCGTTCAGTCCAATCGACCAGGGACTCGTTGATGCCATGCTGAGGATGGATGAGAAGGCGGCGAGCGACGGCGCGTGGAAATTTGCGGCGAAAATCGCGCCGATCAACGAAATGACACCGACGCAAGGGATGCAGGTGGGGTTGGCGCTGTACGCTAACGCCAAGTACTCGTTGAACTGCTGGTGCCGGCGCGCGGCCGGTTCTCCTGAGTGGGCAGGCGCGGGTATCACGCTGAACGTGATCGCGCCGGGATTTATCGATACGCCCGGCGCCGCGTACATCCTCTCGAATCCTGAGAGCAAGGCGGCGATGGGGCAGATGGTGCCGCTCAGCGGCGCGTATCCGGGACGGCCGGAGCAGATGGCCGCAATCATCGCTTGGTGCTTGAGCGAAGAGAACTCGCTGATGACAGGACAGATCCTTTTTGTTGACGGCGGCGTCGAGTGCACGCAGCGTGGAGAGCGTTCCTGGTGA
- a CDS encoding NAD-dependent epimerase/dehydratase family protein, with amino-acid sequence MSQVKSSDGPVAVTGASGHIGSHVVLALVKRGYTVRACVTDESKPEKTAHLLAMNSSVYPGHVELRTGNLLEEGSYDEIFTGCAAVMHVGTPMGYANLNQPRQIYDGAVNGTTKVLESVKKAGSVRRVVYTSSFSAIAHPAPPGYVFNEKDWASDNRGKDASWTPESIDTNGDVAYAMGKIATERMAWRVAEEDGRFDVITVCPCAGLGPLLSRAHELPGSWQYFLGRMLMGKPCGRGWQHLWNIVDVRDVGEAHALTIESARCKNGGRYQLTAADRSGELNAAELQEHLSRLFPHIAVGGPPKQYAEIVAKHGRPYDSPRAYCDRAREELGLTTRPVDDTLFETGRTMIELGIVKPAFK; translated from the coding sequence ATGTCTCAGGTTAAATCATCCGACGGTCCCGTAGCTGTAACCGGCGCGTCCGGCCATATCGGCTCGCACGTTGTGCTCGCGCTGGTGAAGCGCGGATACACGGTGCGCGCCTGCGTCACCGACGAGAGCAAGCCGGAAAAGACCGCTCATCTGCTCGCGATGAACAGCAGCGTGTATCCGGGGCACGTCGAACTTCGAACCGGCAACCTGCTCGAGGAGGGTAGCTACGACGAGATCTTCACGGGCTGCGCGGCCGTGATGCATGTCGGCACGCCGATGGGATACGCGAACCTGAACCAGCCGCGGCAAATCTACGACGGCGCGGTGAACGGCACGACGAAGGTGCTCGAATCGGTTAAGAAGGCGGGCAGCGTACGGCGCGTTGTGTACACAAGCTCTTTCTCTGCGATCGCGCATCCGGCGCCGCCCGGATACGTATTCAATGAGAAAGACTGGGCGTCGGACAATCGCGGCAAGGATGCGAGCTGGACCCCTGAGAGTATCGACACCAACGGCGACGTCGCGTACGCGATGGGCAAGATTGCGACCGAGCGGATGGCGTGGCGCGTCGCGGAGGAGGACGGACGCTTCGACGTAATCACTGTGTGTCCGTGCGCCGGGCTGGGGCCGCTGCTCTCGCGCGCGCATGAGCTGCCGGGCTCGTGGCAATACTTCCTCGGACGGATGCTGATGGGAAAGCCGTGCGGGCGCGGTTGGCAGCATCTGTGGAATATCGTGGACGTGCGCGACGTGGGCGAGGCGCACGCGCTGACAATCGAAAGCGCCAGGTGCAAGAACGGCGGGCGCTATCAACTGACGGCAGCGGATCGATCGGGCGAGCTCAACGCCGCCGAGCTGCAGGAGCATCTGTCGCGCCTCTTCCCGCATATCGCGGTCGGCGGTCCGCCGAAGCAATACGCGGAGATTGTCGCGAAGCATGGCCGCCCGTATGACTCGCCACGCGCCTATTGCGATCGCGCGCGCGAGGAGCTGGGCCTTACGACGCGGCCGGTCGATGACACGCTCTTCGAGACTGGCCGCACGATGATCGAGCTCGGAATCGTCAAGCCGGCATTTAAATGA
- a CDS encoding amidohydrolase family protein has protein sequence MSHEIVIKGGTIVDGTGAEPLAADLAIDDGRITAIGSDLGGGREVIDARGLTVTPGFVDLHTHLDAQIGWDPDLTPVSWHGVTTALLGNCGVTFAPCKPTDRELLAGMMETVEDIPRNAILTGLPWNWEDYGGYLDAIEKLNPGINVAGMVGHCAVRFYVMGERAVEEQATEAERRRMAEIVGESIDRGAVGFSTNRYAPHKLPDGRSIPGTFADPIELVEIAKQVAPRNALMQAVGADLEVLKAIADAGKSRILFSFGAGEEDNSGVQRREFLDRFCSHRDVTAVTQVRGSGFIFGLQANLPIAGATWHALRARSFRERLAAINVPEFRTNLLEEAKRENSTFVDMSQVFYLGAGISPDYTAAPENNLKAMAAAAGEHWSDTFLRLTRETGGKALFNLRMFNRNLKALGDLFKSEHCLPSLGDAGAHVSQIMDAGWPSFVLSYWVRETRLYSMAEAIRRLTSGPARVIGLKDRGALKPGMRADVNVFDADQVAERQPELVNDFPGGAPRFIQRSGGYKATIVNGRVNVRDGKHTGAHAGRVLRHGR, from the coding sequence ATGTCACATGAAATCGTAATCAAAGGCGGAACTATCGTTGACGGCACGGGCGCCGAGCCTCTCGCCGCCGACCTCGCGATCGATGACGGCCGAATAACCGCGATCGGCAGCGACCTCGGCGGCGGGCGCGAAGTAATCGACGCGCGCGGGTTAACCGTCACCCCGGGCTTCGTCGATCTCCATACCCATCTCGACGCGCAAATCGGATGGGATCCCGATCTCACCCCCGTGAGCTGGCACGGCGTGACGACGGCGCTCCTCGGCAACTGCGGGGTCACCTTCGCGCCGTGCAAGCCTACCGACCGCGAGCTGCTCGCCGGGATGATGGAGACGGTCGAGGATATCCCGCGCAACGCAATCCTCACCGGGCTTCCGTGGAACTGGGAGGACTACGGCGGCTACCTCGACGCGATCGAGAAGCTGAACCCTGGAATCAACGTCGCCGGGATGGTCGGGCACTGCGCCGTACGTTTCTACGTGATGGGCGAGCGCGCGGTCGAGGAGCAGGCGACCGAGGCTGAGCGGCGCAGGATGGCCGAGATCGTAGGCGAGTCGATCGATCGCGGCGCGGTCGGCTTTTCGACGAATCGCTACGCGCCGCACAAGCTGCCCGACGGTCGCTCGATCCCCGGCACGTTCGCCGATCCTATCGAGCTGGTCGAAATCGCCAAGCAGGTCGCGCCGCGCAACGCGCTGATGCAGGCCGTCGGCGCCGACCTCGAGGTGCTGAAGGCGATCGCGGATGCGGGCAAGAGCCGTATCCTGTTCAGCTTCGGCGCCGGCGAGGAAGACAACTCGGGCGTGCAGCGCCGCGAGTTTCTCGACCGCTTCTGTAGCCATCGCGACGTCACCGCGGTCACGCAGGTGCGCGGCTCAGGCTTCATATTCGGGCTGCAGGCAAACCTGCCGATCGCGGGCGCGACTTGGCATGCGCTGCGCGCGCGGAGTTTTCGCGAGCGCCTCGCCGCGATCAACGTTCCCGAATTCCGCACGAACCTGCTCGAGGAGGCGAAACGCGAAAATTCCACCTTCGTAGATATGAGTCAGGTTTTTTACCTGGGCGCGGGCATCTCGCCCGACTACACCGCCGCGCCGGAGAATAATCTGAAGGCGATGGCCGCGGCGGCGGGCGAGCATTGGTCGGATACTTTCCTTCGCCTCACGCGCGAGACCGGCGGCAAGGCGCTCTTCAACCTTCGAATGTTCAATCGCAACCTGAAGGCGCTCGGCGATCTGTTCAAAAGCGAGCACTGCCTCCCGAGCCTCGGCGACGCCGGCGCGCACGTGTCGCAAATCATGGACGCGGGATGGCCGAGCTTCGTGCTGTCATACTGGGTGCGCGAGACCCGGCTCTACTCTATGGCCGAGGCGATACGCCGCCTGACCTCGGGACCCGCCCGCGTGATCGGACTCAAGGATCGCGGGGCGCTCAAGCCTGGGATGCGCGCGGACGTGAACGTGTTCGACGCGGACCAGGTGGCGGAGCGGCAGCCGGAGCTGGTCAACGACTTTCCCGGCGGGGCGCCGCGATTTATCCAACGCTCGGGCGGCTACAAGGCGACTATCGTCAACGGCAGGGTGAACGTGCGCGACGGTAAGCATACCGGGGCCCATGCAGGCCGGGTGCTCCGCCACGGACGATAA
- a CDS encoding TetR/AcrR family transcriptional regulator has product MVVRVKTRGTGKRIVEEKFPKKPIAAPQFRRETTATHASDAAVGVRGYRIRDLAKAEERRRAILLGAARAFAKGGYNATNMDQIAGECGLAKGHIYHYFRSKEEIFTEIRIDAVNRALELLAAVASLAAKDPELSLRKAISGVVARICNPEERYEPLLPDPVSLSPKNQKRIRTLGRRYEQMFANIVRSGIDRNIFVPGDPKLMTFVILRAAFTVANWYREGGKWKPRWIVEQVTEQLLRSVRQPDA; this is encoded by the coding sequence ATGGTCGTTCGAGTCAAGACTCGCGGCACCGGAAAGAGGATTGTGGAAGAAAAGTTTCCGAAGAAGCCGATAGCCGCGCCGCAATTCAGGCGAGAAACGACAGCGACGCACGCGAGCGATGCGGCGGTCGGAGTGCGCGGCTACCGCATCCGCGATCTCGCCAAGGCCGAAGAGCGCCGCCGCGCGATCCTGCTCGGCGCGGCGCGTGCTTTCGCCAAGGGCGGCTACAACGCGACCAACATGGATCAGATTGCGGGCGAATGCGGCTTGGCAAAAGGGCACATCTATCACTACTTCCGCAGCAAGGAGGAAATTTTCACCGAGATCCGAATTGATGCGGTAAACCGGGCGCTGGAACTTCTCGCCGCGGTCGCATCTTTGGCGGCCAAGGATCCTGAGTTGTCCTTGCGCAAGGCAATTTCAGGCGTGGTTGCCAGGATCTGCAACCCCGAAGAGCGCTACGAGCCGCTACTGCCCGACCCCGTTTCGCTGAGCCCGAAGAATCAAAAGCGCATACGAACGCTGGGCCGGCGTTACGAGCAGATGTTCGCGAATATCGTCCGCAGTGGAATCGATCGGAATATTTTCGTCCCCGGCGATCCAAAACTGATGACCTTCGTAATCTTGCGCGCCGCCTTTACCGTCGCCAACTGGTATCGCGAGGGCGGCAAGTGGAAACCTCGATGGATCGTCGAGCAGGTCACTGAACAATTGCTTAGAAGCGTGCGCCAACCCGACGCATGA
- a CDS encoding Zn-dependent alcohol dehydrogenase: protein MKAAVFHGPKQPLKIENVDIDEPREHEVVVRTAATGVCHSDLHFVEGLYPLHAPAVLGHEAAGVVEKVGSAVSYLAPGDHVIACTSVFCGYCEDCMSGHPNRCSNRASTQRAKDSKPRLSFQGTPLTQFADLSTYAEKMLLHENALVKIGNDMPLDRAALIGCGVTTGVGAVLNTARIEAGCTVAVFGCGGVGISAIQGARIAGARKIIAVDQFENKLAMAKRFGATDTIDASNTEAVKAIKAMTGGGVDYSFEAVGLKHLAEQCYDALRPGGTATIIGMIPVGQKVEIDGPKLLSERKIQGTNMGSNRFRIDMPRYIDFYLQGRLNLDDMVSKRARLENVNEAFESMKKGKVARTVLMFD from the coding sequence ATGAAAGCTGCCGTATTCCATGGTCCCAAGCAGCCGCTCAAGATCGAAAACGTCGACATCGACGAACCTCGCGAGCATGAGGTCGTGGTGCGGACCGCCGCCACCGGCGTGTGCCACAGCGATCTCCATTTCGTTGAGGGGCTGTACCCGCTCCATGCCCCCGCGGTGCTCGGACATGAAGCCGCCGGGGTGGTCGAGAAGGTTGGTTCCGCGGTCAGCTATCTGGCGCCCGGTGATCACGTGATCGCGTGCACCTCGGTGTTCTGCGGCTATTGCGAAGACTGCATGTCGGGCCATCCCAATCGCTGCTCCAACCGCGCTTCCACCCAGCGCGCCAAAGACAGCAAGCCGCGGCTCTCGTTCCAGGGTACGCCGCTGACGCAGTTCGCCGACCTTTCCACCTACGCCGAGAAGATGCTGTTGCACGAGAATGCGCTGGTGAAAATCGGCAACGACATGCCGCTCGACCGCGCTGCGCTGATCGGATGCGGGGTCACTACCGGAGTGGGCGCGGTACTGAACACCGCGCGCATCGAGGCGGGTTGCACGGTCGCGGTCTTCGGATGCGGCGGGGTGGGTATTTCGGCTATCCAGGGCGCGCGGATCGCCGGCGCGCGCAAGATAATCGCGGTCGATCAATTCGAGAACAAACTCGCAATGGCGAAGCGGTTCGGCGCGACCGACACGATCGACGCGTCCAATACCGAGGCGGTCAAGGCAATCAAGGCGATGACCGGGGGCGGGGTTGATTATTCTTTCGAGGCGGTCGGGCTAAAGCACCTCGCCGAGCAGTGCTACGACGCGCTGCGTCCGGGCGGTACGGCGACCATAATCGGCATGATACCGGTCGGGCAGAAGGTCGAGATCGACGGGCCCAAGCTGCTGAGCGAGCGGAAAATCCAGGGCACCAACATGGGCAGCAACCGTTTTCGCATCGACATGCCTCGTTACATCGACTTCTACCTGCAGGGTCGGCTCAACTTGGACGATATGGTGAGTAAACGAGCGCGGCTCGAGAACGTGAACGAGGCATTCGAATCGATGAAGAAGGGCAAAGTCGCGCGCACGGTCCTCATGTTCGACTAA
- a CDS encoding aldo/keto reductase, whose amino-acid sequence MEYRQFGQTGIKISAVGVGCWEIGGGYGSIEETEFIKAVGRALDQGINSFDTAEAYGFGASEKSLAKALGARRKEAVITTKFGVGYPDTPNYRDSTRKRVMESIEKSLKNLNTDYVDVYLVHWPDRNVPFEEPMRALDELVKQGKVRAVGLSNFKLAEIERCMQARRVDVVQYCWNMFDRRMQTEIFPYCRDHKVGVMAYGSLAYGVLTGTMSEEMDFGSDDWRSRRGRLGNINLFQHLFGPDHFLKNLRAVEELKRIAQRYAKTLPQFALRWTLSNPVISTALVGCRNEREVNDNVGAVGWNISDADMKEIDAIFARNGVNPIPDAWLETE is encoded by the coding sequence ATGGAATATCGGCAGTTTGGCCAAACGGGAATCAAGATTTCGGCGGTCGGAGTCGGGTGCTGGGAGATTGGCGGGGGCTACGGCAGCATCGAGGAGACGGAATTCATCAAGGCCGTCGGCCGCGCCCTTGACCAGGGCATCAACAGTTTCGACACGGCCGAAGCGTACGGTTTCGGCGCATCGGAGAAGTCGCTCGCCAAGGCGCTGGGCGCACGCCGCAAGGAAGCGGTGATTACGACCAAGTTTGGCGTCGGCTATCCGGACACGCCGAACTATCGCGACAGCACCCGCAAGCGGGTAATGGAATCGATCGAGAAGAGTCTCAAGAATCTCAACACCGACTACGTCGACGTCTACCTGGTTCACTGGCCCGACCGCAACGTGCCGTTCGAGGAGCCGATGCGCGCGCTCGATGAGCTGGTCAAGCAGGGGAAAGTCCGCGCGGTCGGTCTTTCCAATTTCAAGCTTGCCGAGATCGAGAGGTGCATGCAGGCACGCCGGGTTGACGTGGTTCAGTACTGTTGGAACATGTTCGATCGGCGCATGCAGACGGAAATTTTTCCATACTGTCGCGACCACAAGGTCGGGGTGATGGCATACGGCTCGCTGGCCTACGGAGTTTTGACCGGCACCATGAGCGAGGAGATGGACTTCGGCTCGGACGACTGGCGTTCGCGCCGCGGTCGCCTGGGCAATATCAACCTGTTTCAGCACCTGTTCGGTCCCGATCATTTCCTTAAGAATCTTCGTGCGGTCGAAGAGCTCAAGCGGATCGCGCAACGCTACGCTAAGACCCTGCCCCAGTTCGCGCTCCGCTGGACTCTCTCGAATCCGGTGATCAGCACGGCGCTGGTGGGATGCCGCAACGAACGCGAAGTGAACGACAACGTCGGCGCGGTCGGATGGAACATCTCGGATGCGGACATGAAGGAGATCGATGCGATTTTTGCGCGCAACGGGGTGAACCCGATTCCGGATGCATGGCTGGAAACGGAATAG
- a CDS encoding amidohydrolase family protein produces MPVQKFAPMTKTFPTFDCDAHVAEPPWLWDRAKEWLTHDEYEALKRSIWFDPESKQLVVNGVANSGLGSQRIHGAPGMVNVLSLAGPGLKHDIQRAINVRNLNPKTALTAEQADYIDHKGAYEPKARLKDMDVQGIDQVMIIPSDIDTYPWIQNALGARAMCKAYNDWAHEYCQENPDRLFFAALLPMQDPKLAEDEIYRVADKGCRVGLVRPIDAMGNYPIQPKYARVWHAMEETGVVYGMHPFPALGLLKPPGYTEQYSGAELIGLSATSASLPHTFLINVQDFQAEASLWVTMVLMSGFFERFPKLHAAVFEASSTWLSFVLDECDKAYKLYRNDRRLAPLKRLPRETFFQHCVTGFEGDESPPSRFPEFYEDILAWSSDVYHHDGDDAWRAIETMRTGELPEPYQAKFLGGNARKMYRIDPPKSFIGDRVTEIERPDWWPTDQEVQEALKPEAALRRY; encoded by the coding sequence ATGCCGGTTCAGAAATTTGCACCCATGACCAAAACCTTTCCGACCTTCGACTGCGATGCGCACGTCGCCGAGCCGCCCTGGCTGTGGGATCGGGCCAAGGAGTGGCTGACTCACGATGAGTACGAGGCGCTGAAACGCAGCATCTGGTTCGACCCAGAATCCAAGCAGCTGGTCGTCAACGGAGTTGCCAACTCGGGGCTCGGCTCGCAGCGCATCCACGGCGCCCCGGGCATGGTGAACGTGCTCTCGCTGGCAGGACCTGGCCTCAAGCACGATATTCAGCGCGCGATCAACGTACGCAATCTCAATCCGAAAACCGCGCTTACCGCCGAGCAGGCCGACTATATCGACCACAAGGGTGCGTATGAGCCCAAGGCGCGCCTCAAGGACATGGACGTGCAGGGAATCGACCAGGTCATGATCATTCCCAGCGACATCGACACCTACCCGTGGATCCAGAACGCGCTCGGCGCGCGGGCGATGTGCAAGGCGTACAACGACTGGGCGCACGAATACTGCCAGGAAAATCCCGACCGCCTGTTCTTTGCCGCGCTGTTGCCGATGCAGGATCCCAAGCTCGCGGAAGACGAGATCTATCGGGTGGCGGACAAGGGCTGCCGGGTCGGCCTGGTGCGGCCCATCGATGCGATGGGCAACTACCCGATTCAGCCGAAGTACGCGCGGGTGTGGCACGCGATGGAAGAAACCGGCGTGGTGTACGGCATGCATCCGTTTCCCGCACTCGGCCTGCTCAAGCCGCCGGGCTATACCGAGCAGTACTCCGGCGCCGAGCTTATCGGACTGAGTGCGACCTCGGCTTCGCTGCCGCACACTTTCCTGATCAACGTGCAGGACTTCCAGGCGGAAGCTTCGCTCTGGGTCACGATGGTCCTGATGTCGGGATTCTTCGAACGCTTTCCGAAGCTGCACGCCGCCGTGTTCGAGGCCTCCTCGACCTGGCTCAGCTTCGTGCTCGACGAATGCGACAAGGCATACAAACTCTACCGCAATGACCGGAGGCTTGCTCCGCTGAAGCGCCTGCCTCGCGAGACTTTCTTCCAGCACTGCGTGACGGGCTTCGAGGGCGATGAGTCGCCGCCATCGCGGTTTCCGGAGTTCTACGAAGACATCCTGGCGTGGTCATCCGATGTGTACCACCACGACGGGGACGATGCGTGGCGCGCAATCGAAACCATGCGCACGGGCGAGCTGCCGGAGCCGTACCAGGCGAAGTTCCTCGGCGGCAACGCCCGCAAGATGTACCGAATCGATCCGCCCAAGAGTTTCATCGGCGACCGCGTGACCGAGATTGAGCGTCCCGACTGGTGGCCCACGGACCAAGAAGTACAAGAGGCACTGAAACCTGAAGCGGCACTGCGCCGGTACTGA
- a CDS encoding amidohydrolase family protein, whose product MSKKSFPVFDSDSHVVEPNAVWDKYLEADYRTLGKHALWREEGAHGSYLKVNGKIFRDSMNSNIPRHAIWRPGMTWEKIGELDPGRRHPMTEGASNPQARLKDMDAMGVDQAFLYPTWFAEGFHLVEDPEVAYALARAYNNWIADFCKAAPDRLFAAAMVPLQNIDYALEELRRIAKIPSFRGAFIRPMFLEGHYFTHPVYDPLWAELEKLQLTAAVHSTAGLWNPEWTSHGPFVEKVKGRLNQFFGIMSAGGGPGAGGGASSMFTFTAAPPLGHPIAPIISHWLDNHMFVASTLIGFTVMQRYPNMRVVVAHGKASWMEEVLEKMEASTRTIPLLHTYPVRTDVEEMWEEGKVMLGFDAEERLIQKLPHDFVEKVVWGSRYPHHDATSALDAIAMLSEARVEEPVIAKMLGGNAVEQFGLKGKQLSA is encoded by the coding sequence ATGAGCAAGAAGTCATTTCCGGTGTTCGACAGCGACTCGCACGTCGTCGAGCCGAACGCGGTGTGGGACAAGTATCTCGAAGCGGACTATCGCACCCTCGGCAAACACGCGCTGTGGCGTGAAGAGGGGGCGCACGGTTCCTATCTCAAGGTCAACGGCAAGATCTTCCGCGACTCGATGAATTCCAACATCCCGCGCCACGCGATCTGGCGGCCGGGTATGACCTGGGAAAAGATCGGAGAGCTCGATCCCGGGCGCCGCCATCCGATGACCGAGGGTGCATCGAATCCGCAGGCGCGACTCAAAGACATGGATGCGATGGGCGTGGACCAGGCATTTCTCTATCCGACCTGGTTTGCGGAAGGATTCCACTTGGTCGAGGATCCCGAAGTCGCTTACGCGCTGGCGCGCGCCTACAACAACTGGATCGCGGACTTCTGCAAGGCCGCGCCGGATCGACTGTTCGCGGCCGCAATGGTTCCCCTGCAAAATATCGACTATGCGCTCGAGGAACTCCGGCGAATCGCAAAGATCCCGTCGTTTCGGGGCGCCTTCATTCGGCCCATGTTCCTGGAAGGGCACTACTTTACCCATCCGGTCTACGATCCGCTTTGGGCGGAATTGGAAAAACTCCAACTCACAGCGGCGGTTCACTCCACCGCCGGCCTGTGGAACCCGGAATGGACGTCGCACGGACCGTTTGTCGAAAAGGTCAAGGGCCGACTCAACCAGTTCTTCGGCATCATGAGTGCGGGCGGAGGTCCGGGTGCGGGAGGCGGCGCCTCATCGATGTTCACCTTCACGGCGGCACCCCCGCTGGGACATCCGATTGCGCCGATAATTTCACACTGGCTCGACAATCATATGTTCGTCGCATCGACGCTTATCGGCTTCACCGTGATGCAGCGTTATCCGAACATGCGGGTCGTGGTCGCGCACGGAAAAGCATCGTGGATGGAAGAGGTGTTGGAGAAAATGGAAGCGTCGACCCGCACCATTCCGCTCCTGCATACCTACCCGGTGCGCACCGACGTCGAGGAGATGTGGGAGGAAGGTAAAGTTATGCTCGGCTTCGATGCGGAAGAGCGTCTCATCCAGAAACTGCCGCACGACTTCGTCGAGAAGGTGGTGTGGGGCTCGCGCTATCCGCATCACGACGCCACCAGCGCGCTGGACGCGATCGCGATGTTGAGCGAAGCCCGGGTCGAAGAGCCGGTTATCGCGAAGATGCTGGGCGGCAACGCGGTCGAGCAATTCGGGCTTAAGGGGAAGCAGCTCTCGGCTTAA